One window of Leguminivora glycinivorella isolate SPB_JAAS2020 chromosome 9, LegGlyc_1.1, whole genome shotgun sequence genomic DNA carries:
- the LOC125229656 gene encoding uncharacterized protein LOC125229656 isoform X3: MCLTPAEARPHKTRHNKEERSKNKLIPKEERIKSKNVPLHTMLARKIIKKLKNTRRFFEDSRQEVRDSMEHRYGNPKWLPKVKFTEIHNHTYEDLNNGMSKKKFEYVIPKLYRSLVQFKLVWERLGNVTITQLDIHFQQNYAKKRESVIRSTLDELIKLLTEIEDDMDKANIPKPPINVKKLNLEDLQKNNVETSLCLRQDMIAIRAYANTLKKWYWELRCPDDSNPKLSEQCKKVEQALFMKRTPQRNGNSRRHRRQRRHRHFRSIL, translated from the exons ATGTGCCTCACGCCCGCCGAAGCCCGTCCGCACAAAACAAGACACAACAAAGAGGAAAGATCAAAAAATAAGCTAATACCAAAAGAAGAAAGAATAAAGTCAAAGAACGTACCCCTCCACACGATGTTAGCgaggaaaataataaaaaaacttaagAACACGAGAAGGTTCTTCGAAGACTCGCGACAAGAAGTCAGGGACTCAATGGAGCACAGATATGGGAACCCGAAATGGTTGCCGAAAGTCAAGTTCACCGAAATACATAATCATACTTACGAAGACTTGAATAATGGGATGTCAAAGAAAAAA tTTGAATACGTCATCCCGAAGCTGTACAGAAGCTTAGTACAATTCAAGTTGGTCTGGGAGCGCCTCGGCAACGTCACCATCACTCAACTCGACATCCATTTCCAGCAGAACTACGCGAAAAAACGCGAATCTGTCATTCGTTCGACGCTCGACGAACTCATCAAGCTCCTTACTGAAATCGAAGATGATATGGATAAAGCAAATATCCCTAAACCACCCATTAACGTTAAGAAATTAAATCTAGAAGATTTACAAAAAAACAATGTGGAAACCAGTCTCTGTCTTCGACAAGACATGATTGCTATTAGAGCGTACGCCAATACACTGAAGAAGTGGTATTGGGAATTGCGGTGTCCAGACGACTCTAATCCAAAATTGTCTGAACAATGCAAAAAAGTTGAACAGGCACTGTTCATGAAAAGAACTCCGCAGCGAAACGGCAATTCTAGACGGCACAGGAGACAAAGAAGGCACAGGCATTTTAGATCAATTCTGTAG
- the LOC125229656 gene encoding uncharacterized protein LOC125229656 isoform X2, with protein MDVFLTGFPKKLLVAVCVVLVVTMCLTPAEARPHKTRHNKEERSKNKLIPKEERIKSKNVPLHTMLARKIIKKLKNTRRFFEDSRQEVRDSMEHRYGNPKWLPKVKFTEIHNHTYEDLNNGMSKKKFEYVIPKLYRSLVQFKLVWERLGNVTITQLDIHFQQNYAKKRESVIRSTLDELIKLLTEIEDDMDKANIPKPPINVKKLNLEDLQKNNVETSLCLRQDMIAIRAYANTLKKWYWELRCPDDSNPKLSEQCKKVEQALFMKRTPQRNGNSRRHRRQRRHRHFRSIL; from the exons ATGGATGTCTTTTTAACTG GTTTTCCCAAaaagcttttggtagctgtatGCGTAGTACTAGTAGTCACTATGTGCCTCACGCCCGCCGAAGCCCGTCCGCACAAAACAAGACACAACAAAGAGGAAAGATCAAAAAATAAGCTAATACCAAAAGAAGAAAGAATAAAGTCAAAGAACGTACCCCTCCACACGATGTTAGCgaggaaaataataaaaaaacttaagAACACGAGAAGGTTCTTCGAAGACTCGCGACAAGAAGTCAGGGACTCAATGGAGCACAGATATGGGAACCCGAAATGGTTGCCGAAAGTCAAGTTCACCGAAATACATAATCATACTTACGAAGACTTGAATAATGGGATGTCAAAGAAAAAA tTTGAATACGTCATCCCGAAGCTGTACAGAAGCTTAGTACAATTCAAGTTGGTCTGGGAGCGCCTCGGCAACGTCACCATCACTCAACTCGACATCCATTTCCAGCAGAACTACGCGAAAAAACGCGAATCTGTCATTCGTTCGACGCTCGACGAACTCATCAAGCTCCTTACTGAAATCGAAGATGATATGGATAAAGCAAATATCCCTAAACCACCCATTAACGTTAAGAAATTAAATCTAGAAGATTTACAAAAAAACAATGTGGAAACCAGTCTCTGTCTTCGACAAGACATGATTGCTATTAGAGCGTACGCCAATACACTGAAGAAGTGGTATTGGGAATTGCGGTGTCCAGACGACTCTAATCCAAAATTGTCTGAACAATGCAAAAAAGTTGAACAGGCACTGTTCATGAAAAGAACTCCGCAGCGAAACGGCAATTCTAGACGGCACAGGAGACAAAGAAGGCACAGGCATTTTAGATCAATTCTGTAG
- the LOC125229333 gene encoding cubilin encodes MSALLIKCLFLTVWFVLLDCEVYQDRPKIKTSDGDLILQPALDKNIYLLPNGPRSKVFIGDTDLLAFNRSGPSNVPSGPASNYDTGNYRSDISDMLRRLDNLESRDSLSTNNAQINMSMIWRRTNRMLTRISHLEAQISSMTRDGCQSNPCAHGGTCLTLVGGYHCLCPSNWEGTDCDVDVNECRNFAGTDLGCQNGASCINKPGSYECQCKFGWFGVHCTRKQKDCSGGNYEICGHGTCVEGKTGTGITCFCNQGWTQNDTGSACLIDVNECDPSQGLHCSVNPKVDCINTPGSFRCGACPAGYEGDGYVCSDIDECMTIPNGGCSPLVTCHNTIGSRICGNCPPGYIGDGVTCNWRGTCSVNRGGCHPSAQCIDNPGFLGQTSPCVCPAGMAGDGVGPHGCYVSTEGNSTQSCESKPCVHGRCHVLRQGYTCICYNSYGGPHCDAPTDHCTSNPCYNGGVCRQDSSVSKGFRCECLAQYTGDLCDTQVRTCGGILDNEEGSLYYPLHNSSYNHDSKCAWVIRTVPEKVINVTFSKFNLEENPDCNYDFLQIHDGRTSASQLIGRFCGNTFPKGGNIISSHNYLYFWFISDSSINKDGFALHWTSIAPVCGGDVDATKHGRISSPGSPGKYPPNRDCYWHLQTNLNKRIQLHFYELDIEKHSNCSFDYIAIYDGEHSSDPLLAKYCNSTLPAPIHSVGPDILIHFHSDAYGAGNGFQISFAPTEGHPGCGGTFTMEKGEIVSPSFNGSYLHNLICDYKIQTGPETKIRITFVSFALERSFRCRYDYLKIYDGPSPDSRLYGKFCGNTYPKTSFISSSNSIFMKFNTDYNIASGGFKIIYESVCQHTILGDSGVIKSPSYPNNYPANRVCEYIIRTTPGKAIILTFQDFDLEETGGNCRYDNVEIRDGPDANSTSMGRFCGGSEHMPPQMISTHNFMYIKFSSDMSLSGTGFYANYTTMETECGGIYKDNTGLINHPKSINENYENSQTCTWILSAPEGFLIKLTWNRFDLEDMEDCDSDYLQIIEFDDTNQNDDSQKYCGTTMPPALTSTTNRLMLRFHSDTSIRKTGFSVLYSFLDAKRHCGGHYIKTHGYIYSPGWPNQYERNRDCTWTITVPVGQQIILNISQLDLEQPIRGSCNSGDFLEIKNGALASSPSAGKFCGSFQSKTIKSLGNTISLHFHSDGYLQGRGFKVEWDGTITGCGGTLTSASGSISSPNYPQTYNDNAECFYKIVTNPGSRIQISFVDLDLERTANCRDDYVEIFDGLTVNDPTLGRYCEKTPSVNRILTSSNYAYIKFRSDIYIGSKGFYLNYNTVCNNNITGSYGVLESPDFPGQYQGSLSCLWTITVPKGHKINVTYTHFDIYKSLYIRRYPVYDSMSATRSYPPWGWPQRGIMNVDECGQDYLQTRQLPDTEFSKKLCGTTVPASFTTKRNVLQIKLMTTGFMSATGFRLEWVRHGCGGNLQKSYGTFSSDINELSDEEMECEWLLQAPLGRTITITFTNIYLTETNNCTTDAIEIYSGPTVSSPLVTKLCRRQSPPVIQSNSNILLIRYLKKSNLRGAYFKAQYSSYQSGCGGRFNSPTGMFMSKNYPQNYDTDTDCTWQISVSKNHRIEINFLDIDLYSTSEDDDCNDFIKIYEGYNVYSIHNHKNNYSKLICPRSGVTNYISNTNTVGVQFVSNSFGTSKGFNANFSMTCGAYITADSDGIITSDKYLNHSNRSCTWTLVAPRPDQKITLTITHISIPKNYDTVNNRNCPSTYLRILEGNDEYGPVIGEYCGNKVPQMIVSQGSALTLELGTYNNNITGQFSAHYTSLSNACGGSYTSEQGTIASPNYPLAYPGSADCEWILSTSPGNRVFVMFEKFDLAFSEGCNEDYLELRENNGAGQLLGVYCGNQIPTNTTRATKIYMKFHSDSKNSGKGFLVHYGFLHGNEIIGLEKGEITSPLYPASYEGTGEYTWRIMSTDEPLSLTIDRLEIHTYGTRCSNYLAIYDGYDDTAPLLQELCGIQIAAKEIKTSRSVAFIKLKLDNSNTGTLFHIRWAKSSSESESSETINCGSNITELVRPGRIVTVKSPGYPEPYADDLMCEWIYKSLPGQHLALDFIDFQLEERPNCFADYVTVLGSDTGMQWTPIKEYICTNEATRKINIDTSFMKLIFKSDYSMTEKGFHVHVSSRCGGHISEPSGEIGVTWQELSQGYLPNIKCQWRIKVRPGRVIKFKFEQFNITNRDNDCYKYVTVRNGDSEEAPLLGSGKYCGYSHEKRGEFETSSNALFVTFNSIRNQGQVQTFRLRYEEKNIECGVTSKLDTDHSWEVFNTPNYPSIPLPYSECVWIFSGPVGEVLRLDISDFDLKYDTDCRKEALEVRNGVSSLAPLIGRYCYDKPGSIKSTSNSLYIRYVTQSDIPNRGLRANVSIDVCGGTIVANSGQISSPGYPHLTPLSEGTICEWRITGYPGYVFQLKPQTMDLPESVVLCATKVTISDGIGSQYNTNIRISDNTTLKTFCNEDTEDLYAPIETSSNEVIIKYYVGKNLIITIQIQKDSDSHSTRPDPCVEAPLQHQKVT; translated from the coding sequence ATGTCCGCTCTACTTATAAAATGTCTCTTCTTAACCGTCTGGTTTGTGCTCCTCGATTGTGAAGTTTATCAAGATCGACCGAAAATCAAGACTTCAGATGGCGACTTAATATTACAACCGGCTTTggacaaaaatatatatctacTCCCTAATGGTCCCAGGTCGAAAGTGTTCATCGGTGACACAGATCTGCTTGCCTTCAATCGCAGCGGCCCTAGCAATGTACCTTCTGGCCCTGCATCAAACTATGATACAGGTAATTATCGATCAGATATATCCGACATGTTACGCAGATTAGACAACCTAGAGAGTCGTGATAGCCTGTCGACAAATAATGCTCAAATTAACATGTCAATGATATGGAGAAGAACAAATAGAATGCTCACCAGAATATCCCATCTCGAAGCCCAAATCAGCTCAATGACGAGAGATGGGTGTCAATCAAATCCATGTGCTCACGGCGGCACTTGTTTAACGTTAGTTGGAGGCTATCATTGCTTATGTCCATCTAATTGGGAAGGAACCGATTGCGATGTGGATGTGAACGAATGCCGTAACTTTGCCGGAACAGACTTGGGCTGCCAGAATGGCGCCTCTTGTATCAATAAACCCGGATCGTATGAATGTCAATGCAAGTTTGGGTGGTTCGGCGTCCATTGTACTCGAAAACAGAAAGATTGTTCCGGTGGTAACTATGAAATCTGCGGCCATGGAACTTGCGTTGAAGGAAAAACCGGAACTGGTATTACGTGCTTCTGTAATCAGGGATGGACGCAAAACGACACTGGTTCTGCGTGTTTGATAGACGTCAACGAGTGTGATCCCAGCCAAGGTCTTCATTGCTCCGTAAACCCAAAAGTTGACTGTATAAATACCCCGGGATCGTTTAGGTGCGGCGCCTGTCCAGCTGGGTACGAAGGTGACGGCTATGTTTGCTCTGATATTGATGAATGCATGACAATCCCAAACGGAGGCTGCAGTCCGTTAGTCACATGTCATAATACTATTGGCTCTCGTATATGTGGAAATTGTCCACCGGGCTATATCGGAGATGGAGTTACGTGTAACTGGAGAGGCACGTGTAGTGTTAACCGTGGCGGTTGTCATCCCTCGGCTCAATGCATCGACAACCCCGGTTTCCTTGGACAGACAAGTCCGTGCGTGTGTCCCGCCGGCATGGCAGGCGACGGTGTGGGACCCCACGGTTGCTACGTTTCGACTGAAGGCAATTCTACTCAAAGCTGCGAAAGTAAACCGTGTGTTCACGGACGATGTCATGTTCTACGTCAAGGCTACACTTGCATCTGTTACAATAGCTACGGCGGTCCTCACTGTGACGCACCGACTGACCACTGCACAAGCAACCCTTGCTACAACGGTGGAGTTTGCAGACAGGATTCCAGCGTGAGTAAAGGCTTCAGATGCGAATGCTTAGCGCAATACACCGGTGATCTGTGCGACACTCAAGTACGTACTTGCGGCGGCATATTGGACAACGAAGAAGGTAGCCTTTATTATCCTTTGCACAATAGTTCATATAATCACGACTCCAAGTGCGCTTGGGTAATCCGTACAGTTCCTGAAAAAGTTATTAATGTGACTTTCAGTAAATTTAATTTAGAAGAAAATCCAGATTGTAATTACGATTTTTTGCAAATACACGATGGTCGTACATCCGCAAGCCAACTTATTGGAAGGTTTTGTGGGAATACATTTCCGAAAGGAGGTAATATAATTTCTAGTCACAATTATTTATACTTCTGGTTTATATCTGACAGTTCAATTAATAAAGACGGATTTGCTTTGCATTGGACTAGTATTGCTCCGGTTTGCGGTGGGGACGTAGACGCAACTAAACATGGACGTATTAGTTCCCCGGGCTCGCCCGGCAAATATCCTCCCAACAGAGATTGTTACTGGCACTTGCAAACCAATCTTAACAAACGAATACAACTACATTTTTATGAACTAGACATAGAAAAGCATTCTAATTGTAGCTTTGATTATATTGCCATTTATGACGGAGAACACAGCAGCGACCCATTACTCGCTAAATATTGCAATTCGACCCTTCCGGCGCCTATCCATTCGGTTGGCCCAGATATCCTCATTCACTTCCATTCTGATGCGTATGGGGCCGGAAACGGCTTTCAAATATCGTTTGCTCCTACCGAGGGACACCCGGGATGTGGCGGCACGTTCACTATGGAGAAAGGAGAAATCGTCTCGCCATCATTTAATGGCTCATATCTGCACAATTTAATATGCGACTACAAAATTCAAACTGGCCCAGAAACTAAAATTCGTATAACTTTTGTCTCTTTTGCATTAGAACGCTCATTTCGTTGTAGGTATGATTATCTTAAAATTTATGATGGACCCTCGCCCGATTCGAGACTGTATGGCAAATTTTGTGGCAATACATATCCAAAAACCTCGTTTATATCTTCATCTAATAGTATTTTTATGAAGTTTAATACCGACTATAACATAGCTTCTGGgggttttaaaataatatatgaatCAGTCTGTCAACACACAATACTCGGAGATAGTGGTGTCATTAAGTCGCCAAGTTACCCTAATAATTACCCAGCTAATAGAGTATGCGAGTATATCATCCGTACGACTCCAGGTAAAGCGATAATATTAACTTTCCAAGATTTTGATCTCGAGGAAACCGGAGGTAACTGTCGCTACGACAATGTTGAGATACGCGACGGTCCTGATGCAAACTCGACTTCGATGGGCAGATTCTGTGGAGGCTCGGAGCACATGCCACCCCAAATGATATCTACTCATAATTTCATGTACATTAAATTCAGTTCCGACATGAGCCTCTCCGGTACTGGCTTTTATGCAAATTACACAACAATGGAAACAGAATGTGGAGGTATATACAAAGATAATACTGGGCTCATAAATCATCCTAAATCAATTAATGAGAACTACGAAAATAGCCAAACTTGTACTTGGATTTTATCAGCTCCAGAAGGATTTCTTATAAAACTAACTTGGAATAGATTTGACTTGGAAGATATGGAAGACTGTGATAGTGATTATTTACAAATCATTGAGTTCGATGATACTAATCAGAATGATGATTCGCAGAAATACTGCGGTACCACTATGCCACCTGCCCTAACTTCTACTACTAACCGTCTAATGCTGAGGTTCCATTCTGATACCAGCATACGGAAAACTGGTTTTTCCGTACTGTATTCTTTCTTAGACGCGAAAAGACATTGTGGTGGACATTATATCAAAACTCACGGCTACATATATTCACCAGGATGGCCTAACCAATATGAACGAAATCGTGATTGTACTTGGACGATTACAGTACCAGTTGGTCAACAAATTATTTTGAATATATCTCAGCTGGATCTAGAGCAACCAATAAGAGGATCGTGTAATAGCGGAGActttttggaaattaaaaatggTGCGTTAGCGAGCTCTCCATCAGCAGGAAAATTCTGCGGAAGTTTCCAATCCAAAACTATAAAATCTCTCGGTAACACTATTTCTCTTCATTTTCATTCTGACGGGTATTTACAAGGACGAGGATTCAAAGTTGAATGGGACGGTACAATCACAGGTTGCGGTGGCACACTCACGAGTGCGTCTGGATCAATATCTTCTCCGAACTATCCGCAGACCTACAACGACAACGCAGAATGCTTCTACAAAATAGTGACTAACCCTGGGTCACGTATTCAAATATCCTTCGTCGATCTGGACTTAGAACGGACAGCCAATTGTAGGGACGATTACGTTGAAATATTCGATGGTCTTACAGTAAATGATCCCACTTTAGGTAGGTACTGCGAAAAGACCCCTTCCGTAAATAGAATACTAACGTCATCGAACTACGCCTACATTAAAtttaggtcagatatatacattgGTAGcaaaggattttatttaaactacAATACTGTCTGTAACAACAATATAACTGGCAGTTACGGTGTTTTAGAAAGTCCTGATTTCCCAGGTCAGTATCAGGGTAGTTTAAGCTGTTTGTGGACTATTACTGTTCCAAAAGGACACAAAATTAACGTTACTTATACGCATTTTGATATATACAAATCATTATACATCAGACGATATCCGGTATATGATAGCATGTCAGCGACAAGGAGTTATCCGCCTTGGGGTTGGCCTCAACGTGGAATCATGAATGTAGACGAATGTGGTCAAGACTACTTACAAACCAGACAATTACCTGATACTGAATTTTCTAAAAAACTTTGTGGTACTACAGTTCCAGCTTCATTCACTACTAAGCGTAACGTTTTGCAAATTAAACTAATGACAACCGGTTTTATGTCAGCCACCGGCTTTCGATTGGAGTGGGTGAGACACGGCTGCGGAGGAAATTTACAAAAATCATATGGGACATTTTCATCGGATATAAATGAATTGTCCGATGAAGAGATGGAATGCGAATGGTTGTTGCAAGCACCTCTTGGCAGAACCATTACTATTACATTTACGAATATATATTTAACGGAAACCAACAATTGTACTACTGATGCAATTGAAATTTATAGTGGACCAACTGTGAGCTCCCCGCTGGTTACAAAGTTATGCCGTCGCCAGTCCCCCCCTGTAATCCAATCAAATAGCAACATTTTGCTTATACGTTACTTGAAAAAGTCGAACCTCAGGGGAGCGTATTTTAAAGCTCAATACAGCAGTTATCAAAGCGGATGCGGCGGTAGATTTAATTCGCCGACAGGAATGTTTATGTCCAAAAATTATCCTCAAAATTATGACACAGACACAGATTGTACTTGGCAGATCTCTGTTTCTAAAAACCATCgcattgaaattaatttcctaGACATAGACCTCTATTCGACATCCGAAGATGACGACTGTAATGATTTTATCAAGATTTATGAAGGTTATAATGTATATAGTATACATaaccacaaaaataattattcaaaGCTAATATGCCCTAGGTCCGGAGTTACTAATTATATATCAAATACTAATACAGTAGGTGTACAGTTTGTATCCAACAGTTTTGGAACATCTAAGGGTTTCAACGCCAATTTTTCTATGACTTGCGGAGCGTATATCACGGCTGATTCCGATGGTATTATCACCAGTGATAAATACTTAAATCACTCAAACCGAAGTTGTACGTGGACTTTAGTAGCGCCAAGACCCGATCAGAAGATTACACTTACCATAACTCACATTTCAATACCTAAAAATTATGATACCGTTAATAACAGGAACTGCCCTTCGACCTACCTTAGAATTCTAGAAGGAAATGACGAATACGGTCCCGTTATTGGTGAATATTGTGGGAATAAAGTACCTCAGATGATAGTGAGTCAAGGAAGTGCTCTCACTCTTGAACTAGGCACTTACAACAATAATATCACTGGTCAGTTTTCCGCTCACTACACTAGTCTCAGCAATGCTTGTGGAGGATCATATACATCGGAACAGGGTACAATAGCTTCCCCTAACTATCCTCTAGCGTACCCAGGCAGTGCGGACTGTGAATGGATCCTCAGTACATCACCGGGCAACAGAGTGTTCGTTATGTTTGAAAAATTCGATTTGGCATTTTCCGAGGGCTGTAATGAAGACTACCTTGAATTACGAGAAAATAACGGAGCTGGTCAGTTATTAGGAGTATATTGTGGCAACCAGATACCAACAAATACGACCAGAGCGACGAAAATATATATGAAATTTCACAGTGACAGTAAAAATTCAGGAAAAGGGTTTCTAGTGCATTACGGTTTTCTGCACGGAAATGAAATCATTGGCTTAGAGAAGGGTGAGATAACTTCTCCACTATATCCTGCTTCATATGAAGGAACTGGTGAATATACTTGGAGAATTATGTCGACAGATGAACCCTTGTCTTTGACTATAGACCGTCttgaaatacatacatatggAACACGCTGCTCAAACTATTTGGCAATATACGATGGATATGACGATACTGCTCCGCTCCTGCAAGAACTTTGTGGAATACAGATCGCTGCGAAGGAAATCAAAACATCTAGAAGTGTCGCATTTATTAAACTAAAATTAGATAACTCTAACACTGGAACTTTATTCCACATACGATGGGCTAAAAGTTCTAGTGAGTCCGAATCATCTGAAACTATCAATTGTGGTTCTAATATAACTGAACTGGTTCGACCAGGGAGAATTGTCACTGTAAAATCTCCCGGTTATCCTGAGCCATACGCTGATGACTTAATGTGTGAGTGGATATATAAATCTCTACCCGGCCAACATTTAGCTTTGGATTTTATTGACTTTCAACTTGAAGAAAGACCGAATTGTTTTGCTGACTACGTTACCGTATTAGGATCAGATACCGGTATGCAATGGACACCTATTAAAGAATATATATGCACAAATGAAGCTACCCGAAAAATCAACATTGACACTTCGTTCATGAAACTAATTTTCAAAAGTGATTACTCAATGACTGAAAAGGGTTTCCATGTCCATGTGTCTTCAAGATGTGGTGGTCATATATCTGAACCGTCAGGTGAAATTGGAGTGACTTGGCAAGAGTTATCACAAGGATACCTACCAAACATAAAATGTCAGTGGAGAATAAAAGTTCGCCCAGGTCGAGTGATAAAATTCAAGTTTGAGCAGTTCAACATCACCAATAGGGACAATGACTGTTATAAGTACGTTACTGTTCGTAATGGTGATTCTGAAGAAGCTCCTCTTTTAGGCAGTGGTAAATATTGCGGGTACTCTCATGAAAAGCGCGGAGAATTTGAGACGTCAAGTAACGCTCTCTTTGTGACTTTTAATAGCATACGAAACCAAGGACAGGTGCAAACTTTTCGATTGCGCTATGAGGAGAAGAATATAGAATGTGGAGTGACATCCAAATTAGATACTGATCATAGCTGGGAGGTCTTCAATACTCCCAATTATCCCTCCATTCCACTACCATATTCTGAATGTGTTTGGATTTTCAGTGGTCCTGTGGGAGAAGTGTTAAGACTAGATATTTCTGACTTTGATTTGAAATACGACACTGATTGTAGAAAAGAAGCTCTTGAAGTTAGAAATGGTGTATCGAGTTTGGCTCCACTCATAGGAAGATATTGTTATGACAAACCTGGATCGATCAAGTCTACTAGTAATAGTCTATATATCAGGTACGTCACACAAAGCGATATTCCAAATCGTGGGTTGAGAGCTAACGTCTCAATAGATGTTTGCGGTGGAACGATTGTTGCTAATTCTGGACAAATATCGTCGCCTGGATATCCTCACTTAACTCCACTTAGTGAAGGTACAATATGTGAATGGCGCATAACAGGATACCCTGGCTATGTTTTCCAACTGAAACCACAGACTATGGACTTGCCTGAATCTGTAGTTTTATGCgctaccaaagtaactatttcAGATGGCATTGGAagtcaatacaatacaaatataagAATATCGGACAACACGACACTAAAAACGTTCTGCAATGAGGATACTGAAGATTTATATGCGCCTATCGAAACATCTTCTAACGAGGTTATCATTAAGTACTATGTTGGTAAAAATCTTATTATCACAATCCAGATTCAAAAGGATTCCGATTCACATTCAACTCGTCCAGACCCATGTGTGGAGGCTCCATTACAACACCAGAAGGTTACATAA
- the LOC125229656 gene encoding uncharacterized protein LOC125229656 isoform X1 — protein sequence MDFTICNKCSSEKLGSFNGFPKKLLVAVCVVLVVTMCLTPAEARPHKTRHNKEERSKNKLIPKEERIKSKNVPLHTMLARKIIKKLKNTRRFFEDSRQEVRDSMEHRYGNPKWLPKVKFTEIHNHTYEDLNNGMSKKKFEYVIPKLYRSLVQFKLVWERLGNVTITQLDIHFQQNYAKKRESVIRSTLDELIKLLTEIEDDMDKANIPKPPINVKKLNLEDLQKNNVETSLCLRQDMIAIRAYANTLKKWYWELRCPDDSNPKLSEQCKKVEQALFMKRTPQRNGNSRRHRRQRRHRHFRSIL from the exons ATGGATTTCACGATCTGCAACAAATGTTCCTCAGAAAAGCTGGGATCGTTTAAcg GTTTTCCCAAaaagcttttggtagctgtatGCGTAGTACTAGTAGTCACTATGTGCCTCACGCCCGCCGAAGCCCGTCCGCACAAAACAAGACACAACAAAGAGGAAAGATCAAAAAATAAGCTAATACCAAAAGAAGAAAGAATAAAGTCAAAGAACGTACCCCTCCACACGATGTTAGCgaggaaaataataaaaaaacttaagAACACGAGAAGGTTCTTCGAAGACTCGCGACAAGAAGTCAGGGACTCAATGGAGCACAGATATGGGAACCCGAAATGGTTGCCGAAAGTCAAGTTCACCGAAATACATAATCATACTTACGAAGACTTGAATAATGGGATGTCAAAGAAAAAA tTTGAATACGTCATCCCGAAGCTGTACAGAAGCTTAGTACAATTCAAGTTGGTCTGGGAGCGCCTCGGCAACGTCACCATCACTCAACTCGACATCCATTTCCAGCAGAACTACGCGAAAAAACGCGAATCTGTCATTCGTTCGACGCTCGACGAACTCATCAAGCTCCTTACTGAAATCGAAGATGATATGGATAAAGCAAATATCCCTAAACCACCCATTAACGTTAAGAAATTAAATCTAGAAGATTTACAAAAAAACAATGTGGAAACCAGTCTCTGTCTTCGACAAGACATGATTGCTATTAGAGCGTACGCCAATACACTGAAGAAGTGGTATTGGGAATTGCGGTGTCCAGACGACTCTAATCCAAAATTGTCTGAACAATGCAAAAAAGTTGAACAGGCACTGTTCATGAAAAGAACTCCGCAGCGAAACGGCAATTCTAGACGGCACAGGAGACAAAGAAGGCACAGGCATTTTAGATCAATTCTGTAG